Proteins from a single region of Zavarzinella sp.:
- a CDS encoding STAS domain-containing protein yields the protein MSRRLEVEDNGDISIVNFVDKKILDEQNIQKIGDDLFRLVDELGRRKILLNFSNVEFLSSAALGKLMAMKRKVDAVRGKLVLCEIASDIMEVFSLTNLDKIFTITKSEQQGLDSF from the coding sequence ATGAGCCGTCGATTAGAAGTGGAAGACAATGGCGATATTTCGATTGTCAACTTTGTGGACAAAAAGATTCTGGATGAGCAGAACATCCAGAAAATTGGCGACGATCTGTTCCGTCTGGTGGACGAACTGGGCCGCCGCAAGATTCTGTTGAACTTCAGCAACGTGGAATTTCTTTCCAGTGCCGCACTCGGCAAGTTAATGGCCATGAAACGCAAAGTAGACGCAGTGCGTGGCAAATTGGTTCTTTGTGAAATTGCCAGCGACATCATGGAAGTCTTTTCTTTGACAAATCTGGACAAAATTTTCACGATTACCAAATCGGAACAACAGGGCCTCGACTCCTTCTAG
- a CDS encoding ATP-binding protein, producing the protein MATTGREAVLPSDLSVVRKIQDEISTALQEVVFPEEHHFAIKMAVEEALVNAIKHGNQLDPDKTVTVRYEFNHEWFEIEISDEGSGFDPEDVPDPTAPENLERPCGRGLLLMRYYMNQVVFKNSGRTLVMRKLREKKPA; encoded by the coding sequence ATGGCAACTACTGGTCGTGAAGCCGTTCTTCCTAGTGATCTTTCCGTTGTGCGGAAAATTCAAGACGAAATCAGCACAGCGTTACAGGAAGTGGTTTTTCCGGAAGAGCACCACTTCGCCATTAAAATGGCAGTAGAAGAGGCACTGGTAAACGCAATCAAACACGGCAACCAACTGGATCCCGATAAAACGGTGACTGTTCGGTACGAATTTAACCACGAATGGTTTGAAATCGAAATCAGCGATGAAGGGAGCGGCTTTGATCCGGAAGATGTTCCTGATCCCACCGCACCGGAGAATCTGGAACGACCCTGCGGGCGGGGCCTGTTGCTGATGAGATATTACATGAACCAGGTGGTATTCAAGAACAGTGGCCGCACACTAGTCATGCGGAAACTGCGAGAAAAGAAGCCGGCCTGA